A window of the Arthrobacter sp. Marseille-P9274 genome harbors these coding sequences:
- a CDS encoding S-(hydroxymethyl)mycothiol dehydrogenase, giving the protein MVHKVKAVVAREKNAPVSIETILVPDPGPGEALVDILTCGVCHTDLHYKQGGIGEDFPYLLGHEATGTVAAIGEGVTEVAVGDRVILNWRAVCGQCRACAKGQPQYCFNTHNATQKMTLEDGTELSPALGIGAFAEKTLVAAGQCTKVDADADPAAVGLLGCGVMAGIGAAINTGEVKRGESVAVIGCGAVGIAAIAGAKLAGATTIIAVDIDDNKIDMAKHLGATHGINSKQQDPVDAIRELTNGFGADVVIEAVGRPETYKQAFYARDLAGRVVLVGVPTPEMTLELPLLDVFGRGGALKSSWYGDCLPSRDFPMLVNHYKQGNLDLDAFVTERITLDQIEEAFTKMHEGKVLRSVVEL; this is encoded by the coding sequence ATGGTTCATAAGGTCAAGGCCGTTGTTGCCAGAGAAAAGAACGCCCCGGTCAGCATCGAGACGATCCTCGTGCCCGACCCGGGCCCGGGAGAGGCCCTGGTCGACATCCTCACCTGCGGCGTCTGCCACACCGACCTGCACTACAAGCAGGGCGGCATCGGCGAGGACTTCCCCTACCTCCTCGGCCACGAAGCCACCGGCACCGTCGCCGCTATCGGCGAAGGCGTCACCGAAGTCGCCGTCGGTGACCGCGTCATCCTGAACTGGCGCGCCGTCTGCGGCCAGTGCCGCGCCTGCGCCAAGGGCCAGCCGCAGTACTGCTTCAACACCCACAACGCCACCCAAAAAATGACCCTCGAAGACGGCACCGAGCTCTCCCCCGCCCTGGGCATCGGAGCGTTCGCCGAGAAAACCCTCGTCGCCGCCGGCCAGTGCACCAAGGTCGACGCCGACGCCGACCCCGCCGCCGTCGGCCTGCTCGGCTGCGGCGTCATGGCCGGCATCGGCGCCGCGATCAACACCGGCGAGGTCAAACGCGGCGAATCCGTCGCCGTGATCGGCTGCGGCGCCGTCGGCATCGCCGCGATCGCCGGCGCGAAACTCGCCGGCGCGACCACGATCATCGCCGTCGACATCGACGACAACAAGATCGACATGGCCAAACACCTCGGCGCCACCCACGGCATCAACTCCAAACAGCAGGACCCCGTCGACGCCATCCGGGAACTCACCAACGGCTTCGGCGCCGACGTCGTGATCGAGGCCGTCGGCCGCCCGGAAACCTACAAACAGGCCTTCTACGCCCGCGACCTCGCCGGCCGCGTCGTCCTGGTCGGCGTGCCCACCCCGGAGATGACCCTCGAACTGCCCCTGCTCGACGTCTTCGGCCGCGGCGGGGCCCTGAAGTCCTCCTGGTACGGCGACTGCCTGCCCAGCCGGGACTTCCCGATGCTCGTCAACCACTACAAGCAAGGCAACCTCGACCTCGACGCCTTCGTCACCGAACGCATCACCCTCGACCAAATCGAAGAAGCCTTCACCAAAATGCACGAAGGCAAAGTCCTCCGCTCGGTGGTGGAGCTCTAG